TACGGCGCGGCGCTGGCCCGGCAGGGCAAGCGCATCTTCCTGGACAAGACGCCGCGCTACTATTTCATCATCCCGGAACTGCGCACCCTTTTCCCGCAGGCGTCCGTCATCCTGCTCCTGCGCAATCCGCTGGCGGTGCTGCATTCTATTCTGACCACCTGGGTGAAGGGCGATTGGCCGCGGCTGGCTCAGCACGCGGCCGATCTGCGCGTGGCGCCTGTGCGCATCGCGGACGCGATACAGACGCAGGGCGACGCCGCGATCGTGGTGCGCTATGAGGACCTGGCGACCGAGCCGCAGGCGTGCCTGGCTGGTCTATGCGAGCGCTTGGGCCTGGCGCCGCACGCGGAGATGCTGACCTACGGTCAACGCGCCGCGCCGTCGGGGCGCCTGGGCGATCAGATCGGCATTCAACAGCATGACCGCCCGGTGCCGGATCATTTGACCGAGTGGCAGGCCCTGGCAGGCGACGCGCAGATGCGTCATTTTGCCCAGGCCTACCTGGATGAGCTGGGCGAGGCCACCCTCAACCGCCTGGGATATCCCAAAGAGGCGCTGTCCGCAGCCCTCACCGGTCAGGAGGGTGCAGGCCGGACC
The sequence above is drawn from the Candidatus Amarolinea dominans genome and encodes:
- a CDS encoding sulfotransferase produces the protein MPGEFLGEGLIFIISQPRAGSTLLQRMLSGHPDIATAAEPWLLLHPLYGLRQHGIQAEYNSQWAFKAVRAFLAEHADGAETYRDGLRAFAATVYGAALARQGKRIFLDKTPRYYFIIPELRTLFPQASVILLLRNPLAVLHSILTTWVKGDWPRLAQHAADLRVAPVRIADAIQTQGDAAIVVRYEDLATEPQACLAGLCERLGLAPHAEMLTYGQRAAPSGRLGDQIGIQQHDRPVPDHLTEWQALAGDAQMRHFAQAYLDELGEATLNRLGYPKEALSAALTGQEGAGRTSPLAPWNVVLRPASTWTRRERWQVARAQAVQAAGPWRGAWNFLRSRVPV